A section of the Rutidosis leptorrhynchoides isolate AG116_Rl617_1_P2 unplaced genomic scaffold, CSIRO_AGI_Rlap_v1 contig55, whole genome shotgun sequence genome encodes:
- the LOC139884418 gene encoding replication factor C subunit 3-like: protein MAPSPVSPVPHPSSINSPSKARSTGSIRYPSSSHWKPLNKLGNAINLPGRKSNDSSDSLTKESLEAHDRRQQQAAAVVAAAAFIHHDRNFRSSPYYKGLTDQSLAINNHGGRNNNLPSSPGRETLASSSSSSSFYSFISKMQVLSSSCYFFKTNTNNNTAKTISTTTATNTADHAKLSTRRNESATSLSYPLSAVEDNSSDNNESVTSASFERKEIRDLNAFLITCKEKPLRERIYEQERAQQPPLKTIETITSKADPGENEFVWAKRYRPQALEEFICNHDKAIKLEEKLRNEECGHFIFEGPPGVGKRTMILAMLRKVYGAQEVNQTRDARKTINLKVILLVVLGESIGSLKVDVRESSRHLEINLSDIKEYEKSVIVELIRGKDSNVTNNSSPCNPENSRAIILNEADKLSSEALLYLKWLFERYDNNGCTKVFFCCSDASKLQPIRPLCTLVQLSPPSKQEVVKVLEFIAEKEGIELPHRFAESITENSNKNLRQAIRSFEATWRASYPFKEDEEILTGWEHDIANIAKSIVQEQTPRQLYDIRVKLRHLTEHDISADYIFKSLVKELKKFLPENLRHHVDMLYEDYNRDEGGMFDREKPLAIGRNRLEPRRTSAQQFLRIEEFIAKFMSWCKLSVPNNKTIVSGS, encoded by the exons ATGGCGCCGAGTCCAGTGTCACCCGTCCCCCACCCTTCCTCCATTAACTCTCCATCCAAAGCTCGCTCGACAGGTTCAATTCGTTACCCTTCTTCTTCCCACTGGAAGCCATTAAACAAGCTAGGAAATGCTATTAATTTACCTGGAAGAAAGAGTAACGACTCCTCGGACTCCTTGACGAAGGAGTCTCTAGAAGCTCACGATAGAAGGCAGCAGCAGGCGGCAGCCGTTGTTGCTGCTGCTGCCTTCATTCATCATGACAGGAATTTCAGGAGCAGTCCTTACTACAAAGGACTCACCGATCAATCTTTAGCTATCAATAATCATGGCGGTAGGAATAATAATCTTCCGTCAAGTCCTGGACGCGAAACTTTGGCAAGTTCTAGTTCTTCAAGCTCTTTCTACTCTTTTATCTCTAAGATGCAAGTATTGAGCAGCTCTTGCTATTTCTTTAAGACGAATACTAATAACAATACAGCAAAAACTATCTCTACTACAACTGCTACTAATACTGCCGATCATGCCAAGTTGTCGACGAGAAGGAATGAGTCTGCCACATCATTATCATATCCATTATCGGCAGTAGAAGATAATTCTAGCGATAATAATGAATCTGTTACTTCGGCGAGTTTTGAGAGGAAGGAGATCAGAGATCTTAATGCTTTCTTGATTACTTGCAAAGAGAAGCCTTTGAGGGAGAGGATATATGAACAAGAGCGAGCACAACAACCGCCACTAAAAACCATCGAAACCATTACTAGTAAAGCGGATCCTGGTGAGAACGAGTTTGTATGGGCAAAAAGATATCGCCCTCAGGCCTTGGAAGAATTTATCTGCAACCATGACAAAGCTATTAAACTGGAAGAAAAG CTGAGAAATGAAGAGTGTGGTCATTTCATTTTCGAAGGACCTCCAGGCGTGGGGAAGAGAACTATGATATTGGCCATGCTCCGAAAAGTTTATGGAGCTCAGGAAGTTAACCAG ACAAGGGATGCACGTAAGACGATTAACTTAAAGGTGATTCTTCTAGTCGTTCTT GGAGAATCCATAGGCTCTCTAAAAGTAGATGTAAGAGAATCTTCCCGCCACCTAGAGATTAACCTCAGTGATATCAAAGAATACGAGAAGAGTGTAATCGTGGAACTTATTCGTGGCAAAGACAGTAACGTAACCAACAATTCATCTCCCTGTAATCCTGAGAATAGccgag CAATTATCTTAAATGAGGCAGACAAGTTGTCAAGCGAAGCATTGCTATATCTCAAGTGGCTGTTTGAACGATATGATAATAATGGATGCACTAAAGTCTTCTTTTGTTGCTCTGATGCATCAAAGCTTCAGCCAATCAGACCACTTTGTACTCTTGTTCAGCTTTCTCCGCCTTCCAAACAGGag GTTGTTAAAGTTCTGGAATTTATTGCTGAAAAAGAAGGCATAGAGTTGCCTCACCGGTTTGCTGAAAGTATTACCGAAAATTCAAACAAAAATCTGCGTCAAGCAATCCGCTCATTTGAGGCTACTTGGAGAGCAAG TTATCCTTTCAAGGAAGATGAAGAGATTTTAACAGGTTGGGAACATGACATTGCAAACATTGCTAAGAGCATTGTCCAAGAGCAAACCCCAAGACA GCTGTACGATATCCGAGTAAAGCTTCGACATCTGACCGAGCATGATATATCTGCTGATTACATTTTCAAG TCTTTGGTCAAGGAACTGAAGAAATTTTTACCTGAGAACTTGAGACATCACGTCGATATGCTATATGAGGACTATAAT AGGGACGAAGGGGGAATGTTTGATCGCGAGAAGCCATTGGCGATTGGACGCAATCGATTAGAGCCACGGAGAACCAGTGCACAGCAGTTCTTGAGGATTGAAG AGTTCATAGCAAAATTCATGAGCTGGTGCAAGCTCTCAGTCCCGAATAACAAAACCATCGTCTCAGGATCATAA